CACATTTGAAGATGATAACTGCTACACTCCTGGAAAGGATGATATTGATTTTGCCAGGTAAAACTCAACCTTCTCTTTACTGTTTCTCAGTATTTCCCAAATTATTGTTCATCAGAACAGGAGGCTGTAGAAATCATGTGACTCCCCTGGGTGTGGTGCTTTCATTTTGAATCTTTGGAATCTTTGAGCACTCTGTGATTCTTTTACGTAGTCACCTGAGCACACTTCAGGAAACACTGCCTTCCTTAACAAGTTTTGGAGTCTTggagtttgtttctgttttcccagcaatatgaagaaaacaaaaggagctaAGGAGAACCTGGAAGATTCAGAGAGTAGTGACAATGAGCCTGGTGACCTGGATGATGACGAAGTTTCTCTAGGAAGTATGAATGATGAAGACTTTGAAATTGATGAAGATGGAGGAACATTCATGGATGTGTCAGATGATGAAACTGAAGATGTTCCAGGTACATACAGATTGAAAAAACTAACTCATAAATCATACTGCTTTCTTGCTAATTCTTAGTCTAGGTTTCTATATCTGAAGAAGACACATATATCAGTGTTGGACTTTAATTTAGGCAACAGCTTCTCTCTACAGTTTCGGTTGAGCTGTCATTGGTGTACAGGGCTGGTGGTGTAGCCTGATAGTAGAGTGCTTCCTACAATGTGTGAGGTCCTTGTTGGAGCCTCAGCTAccaaagaacaaaagcaataGTGACGAGCAGCTTATCTAAGAAAAAGCCAGTATTCGTACAGCCCTACTGCACAGTGAAAGAGAGGAGCGACGTAAACTATAGACGGTGAGGGAGCAAGCACAATTGTGCTCTTGTGTCCTTGTCCTTTCTTTCATTTAACCTCTAATGTACACCTGCTTTGCATCTTTTCTGGACCTAAGCAGTAGAAGTTTCTTATTTTTGCAAGTGTTGGAAGTATTTGGCCTCATTAATGGTCATTGAGTAAATTACATTCTTGTGAACTATAGCAGGTGCTCTTAGAGACTGGAGCATCCTGGATCCCCCATTCTGTTGGGATTGGAGAACTGTAAAGCTACATGGAATAGGCACATCAGGCCTTGGCATTGCACTGAACACTGTAGCATGCACTGAGTTGGTATTTTTCAggcttgttgtttttaaatggctTAATAGCAAGCTTTCTTGGGTTACAGAATTTGCTGAAGCCAGCCCCAAAGCCAGTActaagaaaagcaagagaaagagtgAAGATGATTTTGACTTTGCTAAGTCATTTCAAGGTAAGGAAATTCAAGCCGTAGCAGCTGCCATATGAAGAAATACTATTtggaaatacaattttaaaaacttgtctgATGCTGTttagaaaatttttcttaaaCGATCAGTCCTTGGGCACTGTCCACCTTTTGCTTGGGATAAGGGTCTTTCATAGGCTTCGGATTTCACCACACAGGCCAGGCTAACTGCTCCATGAGATTCTAgcacccagctgcctctgcctgctatcTCACCATCACTGGCATTACAGCCACTACAGCCAGGTtcctacatgggttctggagacctGAACCTTGAGTGTCACACCTGTGAGGCGAATGTACCGGTTAAACCATCTCTTGGCCAAGAACGGTGCTTTAAGAATTGATAATAGCAGGGTTCTTTGCCATGGAGAGCTATTTCTCACACACAGCCTTAGATTTTGCTGCTCCCAAGGTCCTTGTCTCTCATTTCAGTGTCTCTAGATGATCTTTTCAGTCAGGTTTCAGGAGTCCCTTACATGTGAGCCCCAACTATCCTGCCACTTTACCATTCTTAAAGTGCTATAGATTCAGGGTTATATGTGACTTTTtaatagacattttattttcagtagtaCCAACAAAAGTTTATTGATAGTATAATAAACATACTTCAGTCAGCTTTTTCAAGCCCAAAGAGTAAGACCTgaataataacttttattttgcttCACATAATACAAACTCCATTCATTTCAGCTGTGGATTTTAATCCTGAGTGATACTGTTGGTTTCTTGTAAGGATAAACATTGATCAGTGACCAAATCTGAGAAATAAACATACACTTTAAATAACctacacataattttattttattttttaaggaccaaagaaaaaaaagaagagtttcaATGACTCCAGCCTGTTTGTGTCTGCTGAGGAGGTAAGGCTAATATGCTGACTAAGAACATAGTTAGTTATGTTCTTTTCAAGTTTATAACTTTCCTCAcctttttttcttgaaagtttGGCCATCTGTTGGATGAAAATATGGGATCCAAGTTTGATTATATTGGTATGAATGCCATGGCTAACAAAGATAATGCAAGTAAGTAAACtaatttttgttctttcctttttcttcttctctacaGCAGGGTCTGTGTGACCCAGGCTACCTtacactcactgtgtagccaggctggccttgggcacTTGaccctctacctccccagcagtAGGATTACCAGTGAGCACCACTAGGTCACCTTGAACTTGTCATTCTAGATTTTAAATGGCACTTCCCTGTAGATGTCCGAAAGTGGCAGAAGCTTGCCTGTCCCATAGCAAGGCatttacccacacacacactacagactCAGACAACTTTTTTCTTGGAGAGtaggtctattttattttgacttggCTAAGGTTTATTCTTTGTGCTTGAAGACCTTTTAATTATCGCTGATGTTATAATAGTTTccattttttcataaatatagaaaagaacAATCATTTCAGTATCAGTCCTTCAGTATTCTTTCATTTGTAAGCTCCTCATCCTAGGTAGCAGAGGAGAGTGGCACACAGTGGGTTTGCACAGTGGGCGGGACACAGTGGGTTTGCAGGGTGGTTAGGAACTGCAGACGGTGGGCCTGAAGCTGTGGTTACACTCGGGCAGAgactcatctttcttcttctctcaaaGGCTTCAAACAGCTGAAGTGGGAAGCTGAGCGTGATGACTGGCTGCACAACAGAGACGTGAAAAGCatcatcaagaaaaagaaaaatttcaaaaagaagatgaaagcccctcaaaaatccaaaagacaGAGGAAGTGAGAGCTTCAGAGTGGATAATAAATTAAGATTGTACTTACCCTTAATTTTTGCTATTCAACCATTTTTCTTGATCTTGTTCTCTAACTCCATACAGTCCAGACTGTTCAATGGATTTGTAATAAACTATAGAAACAAAATGCTGTCATTTATAAATCATGTCAAAGTTAGTTCCTCCATATTGTTACATAACAAAGTGAATAGCACAGCAGGGCTCTATAGTCTTGCGTATGCTCTAACCGGTCTCCTAACTGCTGTGATGAGCTGCTTGGTTGGGGCACCTCGTGCCAAGCTTCGGTTACATACATGTCATGAGGTAGGCATTAGCTCTTCCACAGAGAAGGCAGCCTCTCTGAGAACATAGGATGCCTGAGGAGAACAGTTACAGCAGTAACCTGAAGCCATGGTTTGTGCCCATCGCCACCTTAGGTCTCACTCTGGAATGTTCTTTACCATTGGAAAAAAGCGGCTCAAGCTTGCAGGGTGGAGCATGTAACTCAACAATAGAACTTTCTCCAGTGTTTGTAAAGCCTGGGGTTCGATCAATGAAAAGTAATAagaatgaaaccaagagctaacTGTTCTCATCTGTGTAATTAGGTGAGTCCTTCCTGTGTGCTCTCAGGAAGCAGCTAGTGTAGgaaacagtaacaaaataatGTCATGTGATCCAAAGCTGTAAAAGTACCACAGGATTGATAGGCTAGTTTGCATTGAATTTTACTTGAAGAAAAACTTACCTTCCAAAATGAAGGGAAATCTCTTGTTCATTGTTTGTCTGAAATctgatattaaaacaaaattcactGTATTAACATCAAGCCACAATTTATTATATTAGTATCTAttagcattttatatttaatgtcCCTCTGATCCACGAACTGAATGTTGAAGAATAGTATATAAGTTACATTCATCTTAAAATCCAgcatttatactttcttttttcttttttggtttttcaagacaggtttgctctgtagccctagctatcctggaacacactttatagaccaggctggctgtgaactcacagagattcacctctgcctcccaagtgctgggaaaggcatgcaccaccacgacccAGCAGCCTTTACTTTAAAGACTGAACATCCCGTAGCACCCTGGTATAGTGTCCTATGAAGTACTTTGTGGAAGACAGGTGACAAGCTTTAAAGGTAAAGGAAGTAGTAGGaattcttaatttaaaagttGAGGGTTCTAGTATAAAACTTAAGTGGTTACATTGTCCTCAGCAACAGTGGAAATGGTTCTAGTGCCTTACTGTTGATGCTAAGATGCTGTGCCTGAGGCAGTTCTGGGCATTCAGTGGTGTAGCTCTTTCCGAGAATACTAAACAAGTGTAAAAGGCAGGCCAAgctccctccatcccatccctAAAGTTGTGCTGAAGCCCATCCAATTGTGAGCCAGAACAGACACTTGTCCTACCCTTCCCTGGTAGTCTGCAAGTCAGACATGAGTCACTTCTACGATACTggactcctccttcccctcttgcCCATAGGAATGTCTAACAGTTTCAACCTGAAGAAACGTTTTGCCCAGAAAAGCCACTAGCGCTTAGTGCATACCCCGCTAGAAAACAACTACTGAACTGTGTTTGTTTACCTTGGCTTGAGTTCATCTtctgaaacaaaaaataagctcCAAAAACACCCACAAGTTCAACTGCTAGAACTCCCTTAAAGATCTTCTTTGTCAGCGGTTCCATGGATCGAGCCATCCTAAAGTTAACATACATGAGCGTGTTGACATTCCTGTCGCCGCAGCTACAAGGAAAACTCCATTGCTTTCTACATGAGCCCCAGAAGTGATGTGTGTTTGGCTTAGACATTCCTGTATACAGTTTCCAATCTCCATGCCTGAGGAGTATGGTGAGCCACAGGACACAAGCCAGGGACAAGCACAGAAATTCTGAGAAAGCGTGTGCCTTTTTACAAAGCAAAACTGGAGGAACGAAGTCTCCTTAGGGTCTCTGGTACAGAATGAGGAAGTAGGCTAGAGGAACGTGTTGCTGGCCTGGGAATTAAAATACAGTCTAATAACAGCATTTGAAGGCCCTGTTGGAAACTTCCCTCCAAGGGAAAGGTTATTCTTTAAGTGACACCACAGCTCATGCATTTCCTGGATGCAAAAATAGGCAATAAACTAACCTGGTCTTGTCCCTTGGACACACCTCCTTGCATGCTAGAACACTTCAACTGCACCATGCCCAAAGCAGTGCTCATTCCTAACCCTCCGCCTGCTTCCCAGCTCCCCAGGTTCTGCCTGAGCAATCCTAGTGTGGGCACCCCAGTAATCTGCCTCTGTTGAAGTCATTCCAGACAGTGTTCATACAAGGCCCTGGCCCATGAAGGGGGAAGCTGACTGAGTAGTGACCAGTAAATAGCAAAACTGCAGGGGATtgaaatcctccctccctccctctatgtAAAACGAATCAAGAAAGGGCTGTCAGTGTTGGAGCCAAGTATGAGCTTATTAGCATGAGTCATGGGTTCTGTCTTTGAAGAAAGGTTATATATACATCAAATGAAATTTGACCTGCTGAATAGATGAAAGGTAGGCCAGGTTTTACTCTGCTTCCCTATAACCTCAAATCAAGAAAAGAGCCACTAATCCTTTTATCTCATATTCCAATATTTTTCCCACTGCTCTGTCCTCAACGCTGAAACAGGCTTCTGTATAATGTTGTCAGCTAGCCCCTCCATCTGCTTGTACCTTTCACCTCCCTTTCAAGGTAATTAAACACTGTCAGGATTAGCCATGGACTGTATTACCAAGTGCCCCTCCCCTTCGCCCGCCCTCCAACGTTCCTTATTTCACTTTAATAATGGGACCACTCGGGGAACAAAAGACTtaagctttattattttcattttaaaaacgaAGCAAATGAACACATATAACTGGGGACGACGTAGGAGCGACAGCTGTCTTCCTCTGTTCCCAGTACTCTGTATCACTGACAGTCCTGCTCAGTACCAAGTTCTCAAGGCTGTTTTTAatgttcgggggggggggggggggggggcaagcacccggcaccggggggggggggggcggagggcaAGCACCCGGCACATTTGCCTGCAGCCTATTCCATAACTTAAGGAATCTGAGCAAAACCTTTTTGAGTAGAAGATAGTGGTGGTGCTATGGTTTCAAACAATCCAAATAACGCTGGGGAATAAAACATttactctcttaaaaaaaaaaggtggaagtGTGGCACTCCAAGGCCCTGCGCTTTGAGACTGCTTTACTTAATCAAAAGCCCGATTGTCACCAGGGCACACCTATCCAGACCAGATGCCCTAGGGAAACCAAAGGGCCTTCTTGCACTGGAGAGGCGGGGGCTGCGGCGCAGATGATGCAGCCATGCTTGTCCCACAGGGTGGACCTGGGACTGCTGCCCAGGATGGTTCCAACACGCAGCGCCCGGCCTCAACCCGGGTCTAGGTCCTAGCAGGCGCCACCGCGCTCGGCTAGCCGGAAACACTCGCGCCCGTCTCATGCTCTTGTGCCAGCGGGACAGTCTCGCTCAAGTGTTCCCCTGACCCAAGAATATTACAAGACACCATGCGTCCCACAGTGGGGAGACAACACGGAGCAAGACAAACAGCCATGTCCTTACCTGAGGCCTCTGCACGCCGACAGCGCACAGCGCACGCGCACAGTCGTCGCGTCGCCACGCCCCCAGTTTTAGCCACGCCCCACAGCGGAACCTGAGCTGGCTACACTGCTTTGACTTGACTCTGGCGTAAGTAGCTGTAGGAAGCTACTCATTTTACCAATAAGGTTATCCTGCCTGCGGCCACACCAACTAAGACAAAGAATTCACACTTGAATCCAGGACACGGTCTTTAAACCCTGCACGTGGATCATCTTTCCCCAGCTCTAAACCCAAAGGGTATCAGAAGAGCAGCAACAACCCATCACCTGGGACTGGCCAGAAACGTGGGACCGGAAGTCAGTATATCACTTTAGCCAGATCCTTAGACAATTCCTTTGCATATTAAAGTTGAGAAATTCTGCCCCTAGGTACTGCCCAACAGGCAAGAAGAGGACTGACCcaagggaaagagagatgagaaagagaataCGAACTTCATGTGCAAGGCAAAGCCTGGAATGCCAAGCTACTTCTACTTTCATTAAAATGTGGTCtagcctcagagatctgcctgcctctgactccaggacagccagggctacacagagacaccctgtttcaaaaagccagatagatagatgatagatagatagatagataaaatgtgCTCTGATGTCTGGCTCTCCAATCCAGAAAGCTATGAATGCTACCTAACAAACTCTTCAGTGTAAAACATGATGAAAATTTTTGcataaatgataattttttagattttttgaaaaaaaatttaaatgctagGTTCTGGAGCATAAACTTTGAGGATGAAAGTATCACGTCACAAcgccacacaaaataaatgtatgtgtgctctcaatatttgtatatgtgtgtggattctgtTTTGCTGTGATGTTCCATTTCCGGCATGCTATCTTCCAAACACAGGCTGTTGATTTTGGCATCATCTGGTATTACCTGTGCTTGTGGTTAAGAGGAAAGTGAAATGCGATTATCAATATTGTTTTAACCTATTATTTCATGTGATAAGGTGTGTGAGGCAGAACTccatggaagaggagaaagaaaggttgCTGAACTCAGAGGGGATAGCGGAAACCAGAAGAACACAGCCCGTTGAATCAATTAAGCGGagctcacagggactgaagcaACAAGAAGCAAGTGGCCAGGTCGGgtgctgggggcaggggagggggggggggggggggggggggggggcgtggctaCAGgagtctgtaccaggtcctctgtgcaTGGTGGTgtctgttagcttggtgtttttctGGGACTGCCAGCTGTGGGAACGCACATGTCCTTGACTTGTTTGTCTGCTCTTGGAACTCTTTGCCTCCCGTTGGATTGCCTTTCCCAGCCTCAGAATCAGGGCCTTTTACCTTGTCTTAGTGTATTTGGTTTAGTCCTGTTGTTGTCCAGTTGTTGTCTCTTGAAGGCCTGCTctaaggaaatggaggaggagtggatccagggaagaggggagaaggaagggaccTGGGagagtggaaggagggggaacTGCTCGgtatgtattatatgagagaaaaatagataGCTTTTTGAGAAGAATCTAtttccaaaattaaaagtaaatatagtTATTTAActgctattattactattattattattattattaattagctggagagatggttccgtagttaagagtgcttcctactcttccagagaattCCCAGTTTCTTTTCCAGCATACATATAAGGCTGCTCACAACTCTAGCTCTAGGAGATTCGCAGTCCTCTCTGGCCACCCCAGGCACCTGCACTggcgtgcatgcacgtgcacgcacacacacacacacacacacacacacacactaataaagaaattttaaaatacagatgatttttatttatgtggtcttgtgtgtgtgtgtgtgtctgtgtctgtgtgtgtgtttgtgtgtgtgtctgtgtgtacaaatGCCagccagtgcccacagaggccaaaagataGATAGGTGCTGAACTtgtatcctctggaagagcagcaatcactcttaaccactgagccatctctctcaaaGAAAGTCTAGAGAAAAGAAGTGCTGATTTTAAATCTAATCTTTAGCACTGGATAACGTTACTGATTCTACAAGTGTAGCTTGTGGTTGGACTAAGAATGATCTCTGtgggctcatacatttgaatgcttagacACCAGGGAGTGGAATTGTCTAAAAGAACCAAGAGGATTAGGAGTTGTGCcctcgttggaggaagtatgtcacagggcagaggaggggctgcgggtggggggggggcaacatACAGGATAtgagtttcaaaagcccacaccaggccaaATCTCTGAATGTAaggctctcagctacttctccagcaccatgcttgtcTGTGTACCACCATCCTCCCCAGCACAATGGCAATGGTCTAACCTCTGACACTATAAGCTAGTCCCCagttacatgctttcttttatgagagttTCCTTCATcagggtgtctcttcatagcaatagagcagtgactaagatAAAGCTCTCcttgccatttttattattggtCTTTAGGCATAttcttttcatctattttattgagttcttatacctctacctcccttccaactcttaTCCACCTTaatcccttcccatcccccaagACTAGGCAGGAGAgcaagaaggttagaggggaagtggggagagtaGAACTCtatagactacttcctgctgaataGGGCTGTGGTTCCTcagggcaagtccaatcttcattgtctgaatatccagcagtccagcaaaccagcaatagcAAATTCAACAGCAGATGAGGGGTCggggccacagcagcagctgcaagccctctcagggctctcccatttatactcTCTCAGGAGTTcccagaactaaactatctgcaacTGGCACAATCACATCCCTGCCAGAGCACGAGACACGTTagagtcagctgctgtggacaatctgaagcagccccatatctcacacctgggattaaaacaaaaccatattcatATGACATAACTGTTTTTtattaagaaaccaaaacttaaGCCACGGtggtaacacacgcctttaatcccagcacttgggaagcagaggcaggcggatctgtgagtttgaggtcagcctggtttacaaggtgagtctgggacagccaagataacacagagagatcctgcctcagaaaagcaaaaaataaacaaacaaacaaacaaaaaatcaaaattttcatTACAGTGGTGCTTTTAACAAATTAAGTGTCATCCAAAAGTGGTTTATTTGGTGTCCTTAAAAGGTAcaactagc
This window of the Acomys russatus chromosome 1, mAcoRus1.1, whole genome shotgun sequence genome carries:
- the Cebpzos gene encoding protein CEBPZOS — encoded protein: MARSMEPLTKKIFKGVLAVELVGVFGAYFLFQKMNSSQDFRQTMNKRFPFILEVYYKSIEQSGLYGVREQDQEKWLNSKN